A window from Candidatus Gracilibacteria bacterium encodes these proteins:
- a CDS encoding type IV secretion system DNA-binding domain-containing protein yields the protein MAKLKEILEMVLGSLKVALEAVSAHWDWIIFWLVLALLFNRLLPWALRQFYEHWTARKRVFIQVTMPREESQKDKENATEKDFKERIGIMEQLYRAVHEIRELDLGNRFMVWMFKRDTVSFEIHARHKDITFYISMHPYYAGILEKQITAFYPSASIDFIRPEGLKAKDFKGKITMKGYYLYLKKLNWYPLKTYKTIENDSLNDFTNVLSKLDENDRAVIQIMIQPRHEKWQKEARAFATMLFKNKKPGNSGFFGKIVGALGWIFRATVFGYDSAEKNSHPPGSSSGDSYVRMLQTDEEVAKRIGEKSNQVGFDSIVRIMASSDKGEAQCDGILNGLFVAFNVTKDAASNWFQARRFLPFDSINSPILNDSLETRSFQFGEKMSILTPEELASIFHFPSSRYNYTPVIKWLSYKVLPAPTDLPTEGILLGHNVYRGVKREVHFKRKDRTRHHYIIGQTGTGKSAFISYMARQDIANGDGVCVVDPHGDLIEEILQFIPKERAKDVIIFDPSDTERPMGLNMLEAKTPEQQDMASSQATEIFIKIFGDEIFGPRIQHYFRNACLTLMEDPDEGATLIDVPRIFVDDAFMRYKVSKVKNPVVKSFWEHEYASTGDRERQEMIPYFSAKFGPFITNSIMRNTIGQAKSGFNIREVMDNQKILLVNLSKGKLGGLNTQLLGLVLVAQIQQAAMSRVDLPEEQRKDFYLYVDEFQNFATDTFCSILSEARKYRLCLIMAHQYIGQLTVSKFGQTSTQIRDAVFGNVGTLQSFKIGAEDAEYLAKEYAPVLTEQDVIGIANYKAYMKLNINSAASRPFSLETIWDQSKANPKVRDIVKQYSRMKYGRKKSFVEQEIGARIGIDINTLGDEVKPDYTAEVNPPVTPPTTPSNGPV from the coding sequence AAACGGGTTTTCATTCAAGTGACCATGCCGCGCGAGGAGTCTCAAAAAGATAAAGAAAATGCCACGGAGAAGGATTTTAAGGAAAGGATTGGAATTATGGAGCAGCTTTACCGTGCCGTACATGAGATTCGTGAACTGGATTTGGGGAATCGGTTTATGGTTTGGATGTTTAAACGGGATACCGTTTCTTTTGAAATCCATGCCAGGCATAAGGACATCACTTTTTATATTTCGATGCATCCTTATTATGCCGGGATTTTGGAGAAGCAGATTACGGCGTTTTACCCCAGCGCTTCCATTGATTTCATTCGACCTGAGGGTTTAAAGGCTAAGGATTTTAAGGGAAAAATCACGATGAAGGGCTATTATTTGTATCTTAAGAAGCTCAACTGGTATCCGCTTAAAACTTATAAAACGATTGAAAACGACTCTTTGAATGATTTTACGAATGTGCTTTCCAAGCTGGACGAGAACGATCGAGCGGTGATTCAAATTATGATTCAGCCCCGTCACGAAAAATGGCAGAAGGAAGCCAGAGCCTTTGCTACGATGTTGTTTAAAAATAAAAAACCCGGGAATAGTGGTTTCTTTGGGAAAATAGTGGGAGCCTTGGGATGGATTTTTAGAGCCACTGTTTTTGGCTACGATTCTGCGGAAAAAAACAGCCATCCTCCCGGAAGCAGCTCCGGGGACTCCTATGTGCGTATGCTGCAAACGGATGAAGAGGTGGCCAAACGGATTGGAGAAAAATCCAATCAAGTGGGTTTTGATTCCATCGTTCGTATTATGGCGTCCTCCGATAAAGGAGAGGCGCAATGTGACGGTATTTTGAACGGGCTCTTTGTGGCCTTTAATGTGACCAAAGATGCGGCTTCAAACTGGTTCCAAGCTCGACGATTCTTGCCTTTTGACTCCATCAACAGTCCTATTCTTAATGATTCTTTGGAGACTCGATCCTTTCAGTTTGGAGAAAAAATGTCCATTTTGACTCCCGAGGAACTGGCTTCCATTTTCCACTTTCCCAGCAGTCGTTACAATTACACGCCGGTTATTAAATGGCTTTCTTACAAGGTTCTCCCTGCACCCACGGATCTCCCAACCGAAGGTATTTTACTCGGTCACAATGTGTACCGTGGGGTGAAACGAGAAGTCCATTTTAAAAGAAAAGACCGCACACGGCATCACTACATTATTGGGCAAACCGGTACAGGTAAATCTGCCTTCATCAGCTACATGGCCAGGCAAGATATTGCCAATGGAGATGGGGTTTGTGTGGTGGATCCTCATGGAGATTTGATTGAAGAAATCCTTCAATTTATTCCTAAAGAACGGGCCAAGGATGTGATTATTTTTGATCCTTCGGATACGGAACGGCCGATGGGACTCAATATGCTTGAGGCCAAAACACCCGAGCAGCAAGACATGGCTTCCAGCCAGGCCACGGAAATCTTTATTAAAATATTTGGAGATGAAATTTTTGGACCCCGTATTCAGCACTATTTCCGAAACGCCTGTCTCACTTTGATGGAAGATCCGGATGAGGGCGCCACTTTGATTGATGTGCCGCGAATCTTTGTGGATGACGCGTTTATGCGCTACAAGGTTTCTAAGGTTAAAAACCCGGTGGTGAAATCGTTTTGGGAGCATGAATATGCCAGCACCGGAGACCGCGAACGACAGGAAATGATTCCTTACTTTTCTGCGAAGTTTGGTCCTTTTATTACGAACTCCATTATGCGTAATACGATTGGGCAGGCCAAGAGCGGATTCAATATTCGTGAGGTGATGGACAATCAAAAAATTCTTTTGGTGAACCTTTCTAAGGGTAAGCTTGGAGGGCTCAATACTCAGCTTTTGGGTCTGGTGCTTGTGGCACAAATTCAGCAGGCGGCCATGAGCCGCGTGGATTTGCCGGAGGAGCAACGAAAAGATTTTTACCTTTATGTGGATGAATTCCAAAACTTTGCCACCGATACTTTTTGTTCGATTCTTTCCGAAGCCCGAAAGTACCGTTTGTGTTTGATCATGGCGCATCAATACATTGGGCAGCTCACGGTTTCTAAATTTGGACAAACCAGCACGCAGATTCGTGACGCCGTATTCGGGAATGTGGGTACGCTCCAATCCTTTAAAATTGGTGCCGAGGATGCGGAATATTTGGCGAAAGAATATGCGCCGGTGCTCACCGAACAAGATGTGATTGGAATCGCCAATTACAAGGCGTACATGAAGCTCAACATCAACAGTGCCGCTTCACGACCTTTCTCGCTCGAAACCATTTGGGATCAGAGCAAGGCCAATCCAAAAGTGCGGGATATTGTGAAGCAATATTCTCGTATGAAGTACGGCCGCAAGAAGAGTTTTGTGGAGCAAGAAATTGGAGCGCGCATCGGAATTGATATCAATACTCTTGGCGATGAAGTTAAACCCGATTACACTGCGGAAGTGAATCCACCCGTTACGCCACCCACCACGCCATCCAATGGACCCGTTTAA
- a CDS encoding LCP family protein — MDPFKDYNVLHLDPEVPPVAPRPRFQSLPIFLSMGVVFISFIAVTAIFKSSLHDQESQMTSMIDEIGELKQANFLLSQQVSSQEQILQSIVVDFSSLGSAAASGDAGKMQELFSNILSRVPTRNQSVDLAGAAASTVEDTTFDVLVLGTNGAHTDTIIVASINEDDRKISLFSIPRDLYINGRRINEYYTYYGVEQLGRMVSEVTGLEMDHFVQVDLEGFVDIVDILGGLDVFVAEAIYDGLYPNGNGGYSAYSIEEGQHHMTGEEALRYARSRKSSSDFDRAARQQEILAALRTKVVQLDSVMEMKELTSIFQTAIESTTTDMNVLDLVGYYYDYQDFELNTGLVLSSGNYLYSLINESGAYILLPDVADFSEIHQVISELVH, encoded by the coding sequence ATGGACCCGTTTAAAGATTATAATGTTTTGCACTTGGACCCCGAAGTTCCTCCTGTGGCACCACGGCCTCGTTTTCAAAGTCTTCCTATTTTTTTATCGATGGGAGTCGTCTTCATCAGCTTTATTGCGGTGACGGCGATTTTTAAATCTTCTTTGCACGACCAGGAATCTCAAATGACTTCGATGATCGATGAGATCGGGGAGCTCAAGCAGGCTAATTTTTTGCTTTCACAGCAGGTGAGTTCTCAGGAGCAAATCTTGCAATCCATTGTGGTGGATTTTTCCAGTTTGGGGTCTGCTGCGGCATCCGGAGATGCAGGAAAGATGCAGGAGCTTTTCTCAAACATTTTGTCGCGGGTTCCCACGCGCAATCAGAGTGTAGACTTGGCTGGGGCGGCTGCAAGCACGGTGGAAGATACTACTTTTGATGTTTTGGTTTTGGGTACCAATGGAGCTCACACGGACACAATTATTGTGGCCAGCATCAATGAAGACGATCGAAAAATTTCTCTCTTTTCCATCCCGCGGGATTTGTACATCAACGGGCGCCGCATCAACGAATACTACACTTACTATGGAGTGGAACAATTGGGCCGCATGGTCTCGGAAGTGACGGGCTTGGAGATGGATCATTTCGTTCAAGTGGATTTGGAGGGCTTTGTGGATATTGTGGATATTTTGGGTGGCTTGGATGTCTTTGTTGCTGAGGCCATTTATGATGGTTTGTATCCCAACGGAAACGGAGGCTACAGCGCTTATTCTATTGAAGAAGGTCAGCATCACATGACGGGAGAGGAGGCGCTTCGGTATGCACGAAGTCGTAAATCTTCTTCCGATTTTGACCGTGCCGCCCGTCAGCAAGAAATTTTGGCGGCGCTGCGAACCAAGGTGGTTCAACTCGACAGTGTTATGGAAATGAAGGAGCTCACTTCCATTTTCCAGACGGCGATCGAATCCACCACCACGGATATGAATGTCTTGGATCTTGTGGGTTATTATTATGATTATCAGGACTTTGAACTCAACACCGGTTTGGTCTTGAGCAGCGGGAATTATTTGTACTCCCTGATTAATGAAAGTGGAGCTTATATTTTGCTCCCGGATGTCGCAGATTTTTCGGAAATTCATCAAGTGATTTCTGAACTCGTGCATTAG
- a CDS encoding 3'-5' exonuclease produces the protein MISKTSFVVVDLETTGLHAGLDSIVEIAAVRVVNGEVVDEWDTTVNPGVFLPQECTQITGITTEMVADAPLFADIVDDYLRFMGEESVFVAHNVDFDWTFLNKQLLSMQRAPLNNPYLCTFKLAKLVHPNLSKYGLGSLCMAFGVDLPQAHRALHDARATAHLLIKFLRVLQNGGLKELKDIPHIQNLPKEVAKSVQGQVSLF, from the coding sequence ATGATTTCCAAAACCTCATTTGTCGTTGTCGATTTAGAAACGACCGGCCTGCACGCCGGCTTGGATAGTATTGTGGAAATTGCGGCGGTGCGCGTGGTGAATGGGGAAGTGGTGGATGAATGGGACACCACTGTGAATCCCGGAGTTTTCCTCCCGCAGGAATGCACTCAAATCACGGGGATCACCACCGAAATGGTGGCGGACGCTCCTTTGTTTGCCGATATTGTGGATGACTATTTGCGCTTTATGGGTGAGGAGTCTGTTTTTGTGGCGCACAATGTGGACTTTGATTGGACCTTTTTAAACAAGCAGCTTTTGAGTATGCAGCGAGCTCCGTTGAACAATCCTTACCTTTGTACTTTTAAATTGGCGAAGCTGGTGCATCCCAACCTTTCCAAGTACGGGCTTGGCAGTTTATGCATGGCGTTTGGCGTGGACTTGCCTCAGGCTCACCGCGCTTTGCACGATGCACGAGCCACTGCACACCTTTTGATCAAATTCCTCAGGGTTTTACAAAATGGTGGCTTAAAAGAACTCAAAGACATTCCGCACATTCAAAATCTCCCCAAGGAAGTGGCAAAGTCCGTTCAAGGGCAGGTGAGTTTGTTTTAA
- a CDS encoding rhodanese-like domain-containing protein — protein MLPFKTLPAGEALEFLKNNQEKVFLMDVRTPGEFEDRHLEGALNISVETIPGRLQEIPQDKTVVVYCEHGSRSKLAAAYLANHGYPEVMHIEGGLAGLPY, from the coding sequence ATGCTCCCATTCAAAACCCTCCCCGCCGGTGAAGCACTCGAATTCCTGAAAAATAATCAAGAAAAAGTGTTCTTGATGGATGTGCGAACCCCGGGAGAATTTGAAGACAGACACCTGGAGGGAGCACTAAATATTTCAGTGGAGACCATTCCCGGACGGCTCCAAGAAATTCCTCAAGATAAAACGGTGGTGGTGTATTGTGAACACGGAAGCCGCAGCAAACTGGCGGCGGCGTATTTGGCAAACCACGGCTACCCCGAAGTGATGCACATTGAAGGCGGGCTTGCGGGCCTTCCCTACTAG